The genomic window ctaaaatcattcacaatattacacagaatgatggtcgttagttacgatggttactatgatcgttattgtgatcgttactatgatcgtttattccttctgatcccagaaaatcaatgaacaatgagctattacactgaacgagtagtgaaaaaatgcggcacttgagcgaacaaatgtggaattacagcaaacgattagcgaacgattaacaataattttaggttcagatctaaatcaacgatcaacgacatacgaacgatttttcgattgctgcctgcaattacacagaacaattatcgtttaaattcgaatgatttaacgtttttttcgcacgataatcatcccatgtaatagggcacttAGTGATCCTTCACACTAGCCAATTGCAGCCTGACTCAAGGCTCCCATTCCTTACACATCAGAACTTGATAAATAAATGAAAGAGGAAATCCATTACATTCCCTTATTAATATATTTgagaaaatttttatatttttgactTCTGTTAATTCATGAGGTTTCTTGAGGTGGTGACAGAGAAGATAAGTCTTTTAAAAAGTTGTAAGATGTTGTCTGTCAGGAGCTGACATGTTTTCCAGCACATTTCATAGATGCTCGGATCAGGTTAAAATCGGAGGAATTTGGAGACCGAGTCAATACCTTGAACTCTTAGTCATGTTCTTCAATCCatttttgaagatttttttgCAGTGTGACATTATCTTGCTGAAAGAGGTCATTCCCATTAGGAATTACTGTTACTATGAAGGGGTGTACTTAGTCTCCATAATTTTAAGGTAGATGGTGTGATCAGCAAacaatgctctgtgtgttgcGACATCAGCCCACACAGACAAGCCTTTACTCCCCTTATGCATGAAGGAGCCTaatggttcatttacacagagatttatctgacagattttggaagctaaaGCTAGGAATAGACtagaagcagagaacaggtcataaaggaaagactgagatttctccttttttttaaatctattcctggctttggcttccaaaatctgtcagataaatctctctttgtaaacaacacaccataagggcccttttacacagaaagattatctgacagattatctgccaaagatttgaagccaaagccaggaatagaattgaaaagaggagaaatctcaggctttcttttatgacctgatccctgtttatagtctgttcctggttttggcttcaaatctttggcagataatttgtcagataatctttctgtgtaaaagggcccttgtatgagttaaggccctattccaccaacagatctgacgacagattatctgccaaagatttgaagccaaacccaggaacagactataaacagagatcaggtcataaaggaaagactggatttctcctctttttaaatccattcctgggtttggcttcaaatctttggcagataatctgttgtcagatctgttggtggaatagggccttaagggtggtGTCAGGAAGCAAAGAAGGTAATATTCAGATGTGaaccacatacatatatggatAGGAGTTGAAATGTACTATTTTTttatggagcacattattacattaaaaatatgAATATATTTTCATCTCACAATTATGTATTAGGATTATACCTatccatttttttgttttaaaaactgAGACCATGCATTGCCCTTTCTACTTCATAATAGTGGGTATTGtatttaataaagcacatttaatAAATACCCTGTGTTAAAGGGGTCTCCctggtgacagattcccattaTAGTAAAATTCCTGCAGATAAAGAACTGCGGCCATAAAGCCGTCATCAACATTTCTGAATGGGTTACCTGTCCGTGATTCAAAAATGTGTGAAAACAcaatacacccctcccccctcctattgTTCCTTTGCAAAAGTACACCGAAAGTGGCAagtatttattttgttttgtgtttccCTTTAGCGCATTAAAGTATCTTATCCCAGTAACATCGCAACATGCAATTCAAAGAAGTGGATTAAGTCCTATTCATTCTGCAGCGGATGGACAAAGCGTGCAGTGCCTAGAGCTACTCATTGAGAATGGCTTTGATGTCAACAGCCTCTTGGCTGAACATTTATCTGAAAATTATGGTGATAAAAGATTAACCGCATTGTTTTTTGCAGTATCCAATAAAGATGTTTTGTGCACAGAGACGCTACTAAAAGCTGGTGCCAATCCTAACCTAGACCCACTGAACTGTCTCCTAGTGGCTGTACGATCTGGAAGCCATGAAATTGTTAGACTTCTTCTAATACATAATGCCAACGTCAACTGCTACTTCATGCTTGTGAATGACACTCATTTTCCAAGTGCAATACAGTATGCCCTCAGTGATGAAATCATGTTGCGGATGTTGTTAAATAATGGATATCAGGTTGAGAAGTGCTTTGACTGTATGCACGGGGACATGTATGGTGGATCATTTGTATGGACAACTTCTGAAGAAGTGCTCCCGGGTTGGACATCATGTGTCATAAAAGATAGCCATGTGAGTAGCCTATTTCTTTTGATATTTATGTACTAATTTTCTTTTCCTTAGAAACTATTTCATTGTTATCGTCTGCTTAAATTGTACCTATATAAGTAcctatatatgtaaaatatatagcTGCGTTACATTATCTTTGGCTGTACAACATTGACTTTTAAACCATCTAGATGGATCTGGTTGTATGGCCTGTCCTATACTGGgtatacagctgttttttttagaTATAGATATATGGAAAATATACTGTGAACTATAGTGAAAGAAGATATGCTGTTGTATCAGTAACTTACATTTAAAATTGCCCAGATCTCTCACCTGCCTTAAAAACTAGAATATCCGTTTACAATAAATTAacggttacatagttacatagttaatacggttgaaaaaagacacgtctATCcatgggcggattaactttaccataggcccctggctcttcaccaagcctgggccccccaccctactgtaactatggcagcactaacctggcattcatagtacagtatagataatgtcatgatgtccttatttgtgcaaaattgccataaaaaaaactgatttttgcaaatcatggcggaagtgtagccaggagacagtacaccactgaaagtataagtctttttgggtggtcatgggccccccaggagctcagggccccgggctgccgcccgaaacgcccctattataatccactactgcgtctatcaagttcaaccaaggaggggatggatacagggaaagggggaggggtgataggttctatacatatgcatttatattattttggtctaagaacttgtctagccctgttttgaagccctctactgtttttgctgtgaccagatcctgtggtagactgttccacagatttacagttctcatggtaaagaaggcttgtcgcctccggagattgaaccttttttttctccaggcggaggcagtgcccccttgtcctttgagggggttttacctggaagattttttccccatatttcttgtaggggccatttatgtatttaaataagttaatcatatctccccttaaacgtctcttctccagactaaacaaatgtaattcttttaatctctcctcataactaagatgctccattccccttattagtttagttgcccgtctttctaccctctccagctctagaacatcctttttatgaatcgggttccaaaactggacagcatactccagatgaggccgcaccaaagctttataaagcggtaatattatatccctgtcccgagagtccatgcctgttttaatgcatgacaatatcctgctggccttagaagccactgactgacattgtgtgctgttctgtagtctattatctacaagtacacccagatccttctccatcagcgactctcctagagtaactccccccaggacatatgatgccatagtcataggctgtatcccagttttccaggtggtcctcccgctgtatccgcccgctccacggagagggcaaacagcgggaatctgatgccgagcattcaggttccCTAATTATTTTTAGCGAAATAGACACCTATTTATGTGCTTAAAAACGACATGTAAACCTGGCCTTAAGAACCTTGTCTAAGACTGGAATAGATGGGCTAGTTTTTGCTCTTTAAAACCATCTTGTGACTGTTGTATAACTTTAGCCTGTTAGCcttttttacatcagtttttttcaagCCAACATTTTGGCACATTGATCCATATTTGAAAGTGTTTTAAGGGCAAGATATACTGATGAGCTATGCACAGGATGATGATCAGCAATTTGGTGCCTGTACCACATAGTGGATTGAGTCACAATGGTGGTGCTACGGTAGAttcccatttaaccccttcacgtcagcaatctgtatatatacgttcctattgcacatgccccgtgcagtaggaatgtacatatacgttcctgactgaggggggctttatgatgagagtgggatcgctgcagagatagcgatcccgctctcatctgtgtacagccccgggggtaatgagagtcagctgagaTCCCGCATCTgaccccccattaaccccttagtgaccaccgaagcggcggtcactaatgggccgatgccgctgtatttcatctccctccaccgtgaatccacggtggggtggggggagatgaaataagtaaaatcagaccccagaccagcccccctagtgccaccatcactatcccccctccccgcggcggccatcagatccaagatggccgccgccatcactgtgaacagagtatatctgttcacagtgatcagaagtgaaaaatgaatgaaaatcccatgctctccaccaccagaggtagcggagagcatggggcagtcatcgggaccccccctgtggggtcccggtacaagcgatcagcggtatatactatataccgctgatcgcttgtgccatgtgctccaggcacttttttatcccctgtcaccatgaatgattggtgacaggggataaaaaaaaagtgatgtccccccaccccccaagtcgcccctgtcacccctgtcccccagtcacaccccccccccctaccccttatacattacctgatcctggagctccttcctcctcaatgtcctggctggttatgaagtgcgcatgcgctccacaacctgccagctctgaaaatttaaagtgacagagaccaatttggtctctgtcactgaactatgattactgtgatagaaaatatcacagtaatcatagtaatatagtgaaaatgaatgtataaagtacaaaaagtgacaaacacacaaaaaaaaacaaacacacactttttattatagtaataattgcagtttactcccaaattacccctaacccccccagattacccgtaaccaccgcacgttacccgttaccaccccaggttgtccgtaatcacgtcagattgcacgtaaccccccagattacccgtaaccaccgcacgttgcccgtaatcatgccagattacatgtaaccccccagattgcacgcaaccaccgcaggttgcctctgaccaccgcaccttgcctctgaccaccgcacgtcgcctctgaccaccgcacgtcgcctctgaccaccgcacgtcgcctctgaccaccgcacgtcgcctctgaccaccccaaattgccagtgaccccgtccagattgcccgtaaccacgccagattacaggtacccacctcagattacctattagcacttcagtttatccgtaaccacagcaggttgcctgtaaccaccccagattgtccgtaaccaccccagattgtccgtaaccaccccacgttgcccgtaaccacagcagtttgcctgtaaccaccctagattgtctgtaaccacagcaggttgtccgtattcagcccacgttgcccgtaaccaccccagattgtccgtaaccaccccagattgtccgtaaccaccccagattgtccgtaaccaccccagattgtccgtaaccacagcaggttgcctgtaaccacagcaggttgtccgtatccaccccacgttgcccataaccaacccaggttgcctctaaccaccccaggttgcctctaaccaccccaggttgcctctaaccaccccaggttgccgtaaccacagcaggttgcccgtgaccaaccCATGTtgaccgtgaccaccccatgttgaccgtatccaccccagattacccgtaaccacctctagattacccgtaaccaccccagactgtctgtaaccaccctacattacctgtaatctaattttttatttttttattttagtaactgcactattctaataactattactagctgcggttttgctccagcaaattggcgctccttcccttctgagccctgctgtgtgcctatacagtggtttatgcccacatatggggtaccgttgtactcaggagaacctgcgttacaaattttgcggtacattttttctcctgttccttgtgaaatttcaaactaaaccaacatattattggaaaaattaaagtttttcatttttactggccaattttgaatactttcctctaatacctgtggggccaaaatgctcatcctaccccaagatgaattctttgaggggtgtactttccgaaatggggtgacttttggggggggtctattctgtagacattaaaggggctctgcaaacgcacctggtgctcagaaacttcttcagaaaaatctgcactgaaaatactaattggcgctccttcccttctgagcccggctgtgtgcccatacaggggtttatgcccacatatggggtaccgttctactcaggggaacctgcgttacagattttgtggtgaattttctctcctgttcctcgtgaaattgagaaatttcaaactaaaggaacagattattggaaaaattcgagtttttcatttttactgtctacttttgaatactttactcTAACACTtgtggagtcaaaatgctcaccacaccccaagatgaattctttgaggggtgtactttccaaaatggggtgacttatgggtttttttttttctctctgctgacactacaggggctctgcaaatgcacctggcgctcaaacctcttcagcaaaatctgcaatggaaaagctaattggcgctccctaccttctgagccccgctgtttgcccatacagtggtttacgcccacatatggggtaccgtagtattcaagagaacctgcgtaacaaaatttggggtgctttttctctcatgttccttttgaaaatgagaaactttaatctaaacgtatatattattggaaaatttaaatttttcatttttttactgcctaattgtgaatactttcctccagcccctgtagggttaaaatgctcattatacccctagattaattctttaaggtgtctagtttccaaaatgggatcacttatgggggtttccgtatgcaaacctcctaaatcaacttaaaaaaaagaactggtccctaaaaaaatcagttttggaaactttcacgaaaatgtgttaatttgctgataaatttctaagccccgtaacaccctaaaaaagtaaaatatgtttatgaaatgaagccagaataaagaggacatattggtaatgtgacttagtaactaatttatgtgatactactttctttttttagaagcagagaatttcaaagttcataaaatgctaattttttcaatttttcatgatattttgatgtttttcacaaaaaacacacaaagtagtgaccaaattttgccactaatataaagtgccatatgtgacgaaaaaacagtctcagaatcgctagcatacgttaaagcctcactgagctataagagcataaagtgagacaggtcagattttgaaaaatgagcctggtcttttaggtgcaaataggcttggtcttgaaggggttaagaataaGTAAAACTTCAGATTTTAAAAGAATTTTCTGTTTTTCTCCCTTGTAGTTTTGTGATTTCATCACCGTGTCGTGGATGAGGCATTTGATTGGAAAAGTTATTCGAGTGTTAGTAGATTATATGGATTATGTTCCAATTTGTACAAAACTGAAATCTATTCTTGAAGTACAAAATGAATGGGCTGAGATCCTGGAGATTATAGGTAATATACATCATCTATATTATCTATGTAAGTGTTTCTCAATGTTTCTAAACCCAAGTGATTCAATTGAAAAAAGAAATGTAGCTGAATACCCTTTGGCCCACTGATATCACAACCTTGGCGTGGTGTCTTCTGAAAAGCATCAACCATGTTACCACATAACAAAGCTAGTCACATTGCAGCTTAATAGTGTCATTTACATGGTTCATCAGAGCCAGTCTGTCACTGCAACATGGTCTGGAGGCAACACATGTACATCCTAGACTTTGGGGTTGTACCACCAAAATAGTTTAAAAACTAAAAGTTATATGAATTATGCCGTTGGGATTTAGGCATTTTAGGCATCTACTATTGATCtcacctgtatgtgtgtatatactcaTTAGTAACAGtaatctaatggtccttttacactatAAGATCTTTGGCCATCAatgcaaacgagcgccaatcaCTGCATTAttcgtgcagccatttaaatgcattgctaTTAACCGCACAGCTCCTgtgtgtggccaatagcaataAATCTTTGGTGTTGTACAAAAGATGTGCTCAGCCGATGAGCGGGCTCATCACTGTCAAATTTTATGTAACAGGTCCTTAATAGGTTGTTACCATTTGATTACTGTTATTATGGATATGTAGGGATGAAGAAGCTGAATGCAGCCCTCAGaagttcaggaaaacatggatacagcctatggctgcatccaacttcagccaccagtaattaaatgccAGACATTTGGCTTTGGACAAACCAAAGCaggctcaaggtttgctcatctctgttaATGACCATTATATTTCAGAATGGGTGTGTTTCTAGAATCAAAAATGGCCTATGCAATGAATATAGTAGGTTACACTCAGGGCCAGACTGGCCATCTACCATTCAGGAAGATGGGACAGGCCCACGGAATTCAGGACACCTGCCCCATTGAGTGTCACAttcagctgtgtgtgtgcatttAAGACACACATGCAATATATTGGCTGTAGGCATTTGGAACTTCGGTACATGCAGTGTCTCTTAcacacactgcctgtgctggTAGAGAGGAGAGTGCATGCCTGAGACCAGTGGGAGCTTCGGGGGAGTGTGTAAGAGGTCAGttgtctttttacttttttttttaatccagccCTCTACTGTATGGAAgtgcaaggggggagggggggcttaactactatagGAGACTGCATGGGGGGCTTAACTACCATAGGGGACTGCATGGGAGACTTATCTGCTATAAGAGACtgcttggtgggggggggggggatctactaTAAGTAACTGCATGATTGTGAATAGTGCATTTCATAAATATCTCCAGATCCGGCCTGTTATACAAATACACAATTCCTTAACACCCCTGAATATTTCTTCACAATCAGTTCTAACAGAATGTGGGGAGCAAGGGAGTACTTAAGGGAGCTATTTCCAGGGCCAATTTGTCATTATTCCAAGCTAAACAGTCAAACACCCCTCTAACTGTACGGGGTAAGTGGGTACAGGAGATAGGTCCCATTTATGATTCCCAATGGCAagatttattgttattattgtcatTGTTATTATCTCCTCTTTTATCCTTATGttattgtcattattattatcTCCTCTTTTATCCTTATGTTAAGCCTAAAGAATGCTGCAACTTTTTAGGATTCATCATTTTTATAAAAACTCATATATTATGCATAAAATAGGTTATAGACAAGACACTAGCTGCCCAAGGTGGGAAATGAAGGAGGCCCATATACTACATATGTTTTTGGGGGTGTCAGGAGTTAGAAGACTATTGGAAAAGTCTAGTGGATTTGATAAAGCAGCTGTATGGTATAGATTTGAACTTTTTACCTAAACACTGCATATTGGGCTTATTAGAGGATAAACAATTGGACAactatactgctctatactgCAAAGTGTGCAGAAAACAAGCACGGAAAACAATTGCTTCCTAATGGATCCAGGCAGATCCCCCTACTGAATTCAAAAACAGGATGAACACAGTTATTCGGTTGGAGAGGGTGTGTACATTAAAAGCAAATACCGTCAAAGATTTTTGCAAATATGGTGGAGATGGTTGAACACTCCTGGTTTACCAAGCCCAGTTCTCCTGCAGATTTGTAGGAACCCTTATCAACAATTCCTCAGCACTCTTAGTGGGTAGCGGGTGAACCAAAAACTATAAAGGGGAGGATGATGAGGGATACTTTGGTATTAAACACGCTTTGGGGTTACATTAACACGCCTTGGAGTGGCATTATTGAGAAGGTATTTAGATGACTCTATGCATCATAATTAGCATGACTATGGGAGAATAAAGGGAAAGGAGGTGGAGTTTACGGCATGACAGGTTTTTagacttcatgtgtttttttttctttttacttggggggtgggggttaaaAATAGTCTTATTGCTgtgctttttctttttgtataatgTGCAACTGACTCATCTGCAGCAATGTATGTATTATGCATTTACCAGTATGTTGTACAATTGACGTTATTGTGTGTATTACCAAAGTACTGTTTatttgactttaaaaaaaaaactgcatgatgGCTTAACCCCAGGGAACTACAcgggggcttatctactataggggactgcatgggggctTAATTATAGAGAATTTCATGGGGACTTAACTacaggggactacatgggggcttatctactatataatAAATTATGTTAACATAAATAGGTAATTCTCTaggagaaaaaacagacatgcCAGAACATCCATGAACTTATCACAGATCCTTCTGCTTcttagcactatatactactaacatcaggagttagttgcATTTTGATCGAAGTGCATAAGCCCACATACCATTTCAAGGTTCCTGATAAGTGTGGGCTAACTAAAAATGGTGCAACCCCATAGAATTACTTAACATAAATAAGTGTGGTGGCTGAAGGTACTCCAGTCTGACATATTAGGCCCCGCCACCTCTGATTCGGCAGTCACGGAGTTGGAGGAGCCTATGCATGGTAAAGAACACAAAggttgtgaagccccgcccatacAGCAccctccaccaacaataacatgcatttttgaggggagaaacCACCAAGAAATTCTTTAAATGGTAAGATATGAACTGTCCAGAATACAAACTTAAGAATTGTCCTGAGAACTACTTATATGGAAAGGGAGTGACAATATCGCTTTCAATGTTATTCCAGACATGGCTATACAATATATAGCTGAAGATTATGACAGGACCTGTCATGGAGTATCGTTTTTAAAGtatgaataaaagttatattttatagttCACGTCCCCCGGTGCTGGCTCCACCACCTATAATCTTCAGCTGTTCCTTGCATCGAGGCGCCTAGCCCACGCCCAGGAGCTTGTGCACCTCTATCAACTATTTGACCGCTGcagtgaataaatttattcgcaaatggccactttcctcccgaTGCGGGAatggggtgtggagggggggtacggggggcgcggactcagaatcCACGcgattcatcttttttttttttttttcataaaaataagcaggaaacctaaATCTCCGAAgtgccggagctgcagggacatttttaagtccggcgcagaaaacaccGGACCTAAtgtcaggatcgggcgatacagacaggacaagacagtgggccctaggtctgaacccacccactgtcacctgcctacttgcctcaatcggccctaggcggccatggacaaccacgaagacgttccctacactgataaagtgcacacagaacgagacggacgaacaaacataaaagaatggtgaacaagccgggtcaaatccacacaggcagcacagtacaaaatcagcaggcaaagggatcgtcaaatagtcaagcaaaaggtcagataacaagtcgagcaacacagagggattaggagaggaGTTCGCAGGAAcagacaggggagctgggaccaggagttaaccttaTTAGCCATCGCTGGAACTCAGTCTCTGCTttgcttttatgctgaccaagagcccggtctggatcctcattggaccggcgctctgatcttccaggtacagacaggcagagaaacctgtcaatcacagcaacaacacaggtgtaaaatcaagtccaggagcttctcagcttaactcctgcatagccagaagctgagaagcaatcgggtgtggcacacaaaagcaaaacaccaggtccagttcacacaggctattgcagattcctgacactaaataaatgtccccctacatCATTATGTAGCCAACCTTtttgctgtatattatattgAGAGTATTTAACTGAGTTTCCTGcttataaatgtaattttttcttaGGAAATCCCCGTCCATTGAAGCATTTGTGTCGGCTTAAACTACGTAAAATTTTTGGTTTGGAGAGATTGCAAAACCTATCATCTATGAAGAAAGTTCCTCTGCCTCCACTTCTGAAGTCCTATTTAATGTACAAAGAATATGATTTATATGGCAAGGGCTTACATTTTGACACACAATGAATTAATGTTCACATATTAACGCTTAATAACTCTAATTAGCATTTGTGGAATTTTATATGACCCTATGACTGTCTACTGGACCCTATGGGCACCTGCAAGAAAATAAATTTAGTGTATACCTCTAGCACAGTGTTAAGAACATCAGAAAAAGTTATTTTACTGTACTGTGTTACTACCCTTTTTTGGCAGGATACCTTTCAATATTCAAAAATTTGTCCAGATAGTTTTAGTGCAGATGGTTTTAAGTCATGTCTGGGTTTTATTACGTTAGGTTTATTACAT from Dendropsophus ebraccatus isolate aDenEbr1 chromosome 1, aDenEbr1.pat, whole genome shotgun sequence includes these protein-coding regions:
- the ASB15 gene encoding ankyrin repeat and SOCS box protein 15 isoform X2, which translates into the protein MEETDEEQSDSYEIQLGIQESLQAMVPSIRQDGFVPPSNINRKIVAAIKQGEITELQTYMQYKYALDEADEKGWFPLHEAVVQPVCQITEIILDALHKTQCEQKTNDGETPLTLAAKSKFVENVKALLEKGVWPNSKNSRGESPLLIAVRMESYEMMSLLISYNSTINQPCVKKWSAMHEAAKLGRRDIMSLLLKHGGNVSLRDGFGVTPLGVAAEFGHCDVLEQLIHNGGDINVEADDGSTVLSDAAAGGNPDCIALLLEYGASGNIPDKEGYLPIHKAAYGGHYLALKYLIPVTSQHAIQRSGLSPIHSAADGQSVQCLELLIENGFDVNSLLAEHLSENYGDKRLTALFFAVSNKDVLCTETLLKAGANPNLDPLNCLLVAVRSGSHEIVRLLLIHNANVNCYFMLVNDTHFPSAIQYALSDEIMLRMLLNNGYQVEKCFDCMHGDMYGGSFVWTTSEEVLPGWTSCVIKDSHFCDFITVSWMRHLIGKVIRVLVDYMDYVPICTKLKSILEVQNEWAEILEIIGNPRPLKHLCRLKLRKIFGLERLQNLSSMKKVPLPPLLKSYLMYKEYDLYGKGLHFDTQ
- the ASB15 gene encoding ankyrin repeat and SOCS box protein 15 isoform X3, whose product is MKNSQIVMKSSWAFKNPCKQWCLLFVKMGEITELQTYMQYKYALDEADEKGWFPLHEAVVQPVCQITEIILDALHKTQCEQKTNDGETPLTLAAKSKFVENVKALLEKGVWPNSKNSRGESPLLIAVRMESYEMMSLLISYNSTINQPCVKKWSAMHEAAKLGRRDIMSLLLKHGGNVSLRDGFGVTPLGVAAEFGHCDVLEQLIHNGGDINVEADDGSTVLSDAAAGGNPDCIALLLEYGASGNIPDKEGYLPIHKAAYGGHYLALKYLIPVTSQHAIQRSGLSPIHSAADGQSVQCLELLIENGFDVNSLLAEHLSENYGDKRLTALFFAVSNKDVLCTETLLKAGANPNLDPLNCLLVAVRSGSHEIVRLLLIHNANVNCYFMLVNDTHFPSAIQYALSDEIMLRMLLNNGYQVEKCFDCMHGDMYGGSFVWTTSEEVLPGWTSCVIKDSHFCDFITVSWMRHLIGKVIRVLVDYMDYVPICTKLKSILEVQNEWAEILEIIGNPRPLKHLCRLKLRKIFGLERLQNLSSMKKVPLPPLLKSYLMYKEYDLYGKGLHFDTQ